One window of Phalacrocorax carbo chromosome 1, bPhaCar2.1, whole genome shotgun sequence genomic DNA carries:
- the CD101 gene encoding immunoglobulin superfamily member 2: MPSLLHCISFSGSGQFLPLSPFPHSLCRAWVLGPLKLNTPQAFSSDLSLVAAPSEQLAERCSPAMMLWSLLCDPQCARRQSLAVCCYRTCSYNCKGCKIPWTSCFKEQGCTAVLFSITLRSCAHPDLLPFWVCSPQVAYISANAACANCLLAGLSTGQRVVTVQKGPLYRVRGSHVTLWCKVSGYQGPAEQNFQWSIYLPSAPEREVQIVSTVDPSFPYAIYTQRVRSRGIYVERVQGDAVLLHITELQDRDAGEYECHTPSTDERYFGSYSAKTNLSVIADTLSAFMAPKVLTCAEGDAVELTCEVSKSTAQHTHLSVGWYRLQGAAGERRAEEVLILSKDFVLRPGSMYMQRFLAGDVQLNKIGNTTYKLSIRGVELSDQGQLYCEAAEWIEDPDETWKDISRKQTGRTSLAVTSQGEDLSVDITAAEISLSEGDTLQLNCTVGVQKGSSRQFQVLWLLNSMKVARVDPHGILTWEEEYEERANLGQLRAFKQSNTVYVLTVYEVGLKDNGTYHCSVSEMKTPGDFHSIQTKLSSGIQIDVKPIGLGLHATLRTRIATVTYGQSFELVCQVSSSYTLKEVPVSVGWLFQPSPPTGHYHELVRVLPNGTMAWGAAQPHFQEKAQLTKAATSFRLRIHNAVAANEGMYQCEVEIWRKKTLTMGLSAATTRSNVVGIKVVLPESKLQVSTKESSVEIANGADTAIECSIMFAQNNSQFAVTWYLLPPPPADATPLKIVRANYSSILEYGAEFSSPAQKSRFLSQRVSSNIFWLRILSADPRDQGRYYCVVEEWLWLVDSWYKLGEGASGMTTLEFKLPEHKLHLEKMNHSISLREGEEVTLHCLLRGAHLPPTSWPPGFRGRRAAAPGPCSPCTTAAPLSTTACTSTSGNFSLMLRSMEKGDAGVYHCQVQECQLQSEGKDWGLQAPTHTGYTQLTTVPPESTVFSRICSSPSLLNFILYLPLVLFLLLALAGFCWYLKFHKKGNIPGDQAMEL; this comes from the exons ATGCCTTCACTTCTACATTGCATCTCCTTCTCTGGCAGTGGTCAGTTCTTGCCTTTGTCCCCTTTCCCCCACAGCTTGTGCAGGGCTTGGGTGCTCGGTCCTCTTAAACTTAACACACCACAAGCTTTCTCCAGTGATCTCAGCCTGGTTGCTGCCCCCTCTGAACAGCTGGCTGAGAGATGCTCTCCGGCCATGATGCTCTGGTCTCTGTTGTGTGACCCTCAGTGTGCTAGGAGGCAAAGTTTGGCAGTCTGTTGTTACAGGACCTGTTCTTATAATTGCAAGGGGTGCAAAATCCCTTGGACTTCATGCTTCAAAGAACAAGGCTGCACAGCAGTTCTGTTCAGTATTACATTGCGGTCCTGTGCACATCCAGACCTGCTGCCATTTTGGGTGTGCAGCCCTCAGGTAGCGTATATCTCTGCAAACGCCGCATGTGCCAACTGTTTGCTGGCAGGTTTGAGCACTGGCCAACGGGTGGTGACTGTCCAGAAGGGGCCCCTCTACCGTGTGAGGGGGTCCCACGTCACACTGTGGTGCAAGGTGAGCGGCTACCAGGGCCCAGCGGAGCAGAACTTCCAGTGGTCCATCTACCTGCCCTCGGCCCCTGAGCGGGAGGTGCAGATCGTCAGCACTGTCGACCCCTCCTTCCCCTATGCCATCTACACCCAGCGCGTGCGCAGCCGGGGGATCTACGTGGAGCGGGTGCAGGGGGACGCCGTCCTGCTGCACATCACCGAGCTGCAGGACCGGGATGCCGGGGAGTACGAGtgccacacacccagcaccgACGAGAGGTACTTTGGGAGCTACAGCGCCAAGACGAACCTCTCAG TGATCGCAGACACCCTCTCAGCTTTCATGGCGCCCAAGGTCCTCACCTGTGCTGAAGGGGATGCAGTGGAGCTCACCTGTGAGGTGTCCAAATCCACCGCCCAGCACACACATCTCTCTGTTGGCTGGTACCGTcttcagggagcagcaggagagcGCCGTGCCGAGGAGGTCCTCATCCTCTCCAAGGACTTTGTCTTGAGGCCAGGGTCCATGTACATGCAGAGGTTTCTGGCAGGGGATGTGCAGCTGAATAAGATTGGAAACACCACGTACAAGCTCTCCATCAGGGGAGTGGAGCTGTCTGACCAGGGGCAGCTGTACTGTGAAGCAGCCGAGTGGATTGAGGATCCCGATGAGACGTGGAAGGACATCTCCCGCAAGCAAACAGGGAGGACATCACTGGCAGTCACGAGCCAGG GTGAAGACCTCTCAGTGGACATTACTGCTGCTGAAATCTCCCTTTCTGAAGGTGATACCTTGCAGCTGAATTGCACAGTGGGAGTCcagaagggcagcagcaggcaatTCCAAGTGCTTTGGCTCCTCAACAGCATGAAAGTGGCCAGGGTTGACCCCCATGGGATACTGACTTGGGAGGAAGAATATGAAGAGAGAGCCAATCTGGGGCAGCTCCGAGCATTCAAACAAAGCAACACGGTTTATGTCCTCACCGTCTACGAGGTGGGACTGAAGGACAATGGTACATACCACTGCTCTGTTTCGGAGATGAAGACTCCTGGAGACTTTCACAGCATCCAAACCAAACTGTCGTCAGGCATCCAAATCGACGTGAAGCCGATAG GTCTCGGTCTGCACGCCACGCTGAGAACCCGAATTGCCACCGTCACATACGGGCAGAGTTTTGAACTCGTCTGCCAAGTGAGCTCTAGCTACACCCTCAAGGAAGTGCCGGTGTCTGTGGGGTGGCTGTTCCAGCCCAGCCCACCCACAGGCCACTACCATGAGCTGGTCCGTGTTCTTCCCAACGGCACCATGGCCTGGGGGGCAGCACAGCCACACTTTCAGGAGAAAGCCCAGCTGACGAAGGCTGCCACCTCCTTCAGGCTGCGCATCCACAATGCTGTGGCTGCCAATGAGGGGATGTACCAGTGTGAGGTGGAGATCTGGAGGAAGAAGACCCTGACGATGGGGCTGTCAGCAGCCACCACCAGGTCCAATGTCGTGGGGATAAAGGTGGTGCTGCCAG AAAGCAAGCTTCAGGTATCTACGAAAGAGAGCTCTGTGGAGATTGCCAACGGTGCTGACACAGCCATCGAGTGCAGCATCATGTTTGCCCAGAATAATTCTCAGTTCGCGGTTACTTGGTACCTCCTACCTCCTCCTCCGGCAGATGCAACCCCCCTGAAAATCGTAAGGGCCAACTACAGCAGCATACTGGAATACGGGGCTGAGTTCAGCTCTCCTGCACAAAAGTCCCGGTTCCTGAGCCAGAGGGTGTCCAGCAACATTTTCTGGCTGCGGATACTCTCTGCAGACCCCAGGGACCAGGGCAGGTACTACTGTGTGGTAGAGGAATGGCTCTGGCTGGTGGACAGCTGGTACAAACTCGGAGAGGGAGCATCGGGAATGACCACGCTGGAGTTCAAACTTCCAG AGCACAAACTGCACCTGGAGAAAATGAACCACAGCATCTCATTGAGGGAAGGCGAAGAGGTGACACTGCACTGCCTGCTGCGGGGTGCCCACCTGCCACCCACCTCTTGGCCACCTGGTTTCAGGGGGAGGAGAGCGGCTGCGCCAGGCCCCTGCTCACCCTGCACCACAGCAGCGCCATTGAGTACCACCGCCTGCACCTCCACCTCTGGCAACTTCAGCCTGATGCTGCGCAGCATGGAGAAAGGCGATGCTGGGGTGTACCACTGCCAGGTGCAGGAATGTCAGCTGCAGAGTGAGGGGAAGGACTGGGGTCTGCAAGCCCCGACACACACAGGGTACACTCAGCTCACCACCGTCCCGCCAG agtcAACTGTTTTTTCTAGGATCTGCTCATCCCCATCACTGCTGAACTTCATCCTATACTTAccactggttttgtttcttctcctggCCCTTGCTGGCTTCTGCTGGTACTTAAAATTCCACAAAAAGGGCAACATCCCAGGAGACCAAGCAATGGAACTTTAA